A segment of the Syntrophorhabdaceae bacterium genome:
GAGGGTTTCAGTTCGCCCTTATCGAATTTCATAAGGATGTCCTGTGCCCAGGGGACGAGCAGCCACACGATGGTGCCGCCTTCCTCGCTGACAGCCTCGAGGGTCCATTCCGGAGATACGCCCTTGAGGATAACGGCTTTGCTGCCTACGATGAAGCTGCCAAACCAGTGCATTTTGGCGCCCGTGTGATACAGGGGCGGGATGAGGATGAAGCAGTCCTTCTTTGTCTGCTTGTGATGTGCGTTCTCGGTGACGCAGGCGCAGAACATGTTGTTGTGGGTGAGAAGGATCGGTTTCGGCTGGCCTGTTGTGCCCGAGGTGAAGTAGAGTCCGCACTCATCCGTGGGGAGAAGTGTGACATTGAGGTTCGCGGTGGATTCGGAGGCGATGAGCTTGTCGAAAGATTCTGCCCATGCCGGGACCTTGCCGCCGACACAGATGAATTTCTTCACTGTGGGAAGGTCGCCCTTTATTGCCTCGATCCTGTCGGTGAACTCTTCGTCGAAGACGATGATCGTCTGCTCTGCAACTTCACTGCAGTATTTCACGTCTTCCGAGGTAAAACGGAAATTAAGAGGCACTACCCAGGCTCCCGTCCTGATAATGCCGAAATAGGCAATCAGCCATTTGGTGGAGTTGTTCATAAAATGGACAATTTTATCGCCTTTTTTTGCCCCTATCTTAGCAAGGGCATTGGAGAACTGGTTTGCTTGATCGTCGAATTGTTTCCAGGTAAGTTCGACTCTTTTCTTTTCTGCGGGTGTGCGCTCGACGAGGGCAACGTCATTGGGGTACATGCGCGCGTTGCGTGCCAAGATTTCACCGATGTGCGTGAAGACTTCTGCCATGGCAAGACCTCCTGAAGGTATTTGGTTTTACTTTACTGTTGACAAAGAATCCTAAATCTTTTTATCATGCTGATGGGACTTAAAGCAATAAAAAAAAAGCGTTTCCATAAGGAGGGTTATTATGAATTTTGCAATGTTTTCGGGGCTCAATGCGAGCAAGTTTCCACAACGAGAGTTCATTATCGAAAGCTTCCCGTCAAAGAAACAGCGCCGGAGTCTCACGTGGAGAGAGTTTGACGATCAGGCGAACAAGATTGCCAACTACCTTATCAAGGATTGTGGTGTCAAGAAGGGCGACATCGTTGTTCACCTTATGATGAACTGCATGGAGTGGTATGCCAGCTACATAGCAGTCCTGAAGACGGGCGCAACAGTAACACCTCTTAACTTCCGCTTTGCCAGCGCCGACATCAAGTACGCCGCCGATGTCACGAAATGCAAGGTTTTTATGTTCGGCGAACAGTTTAACGCAAGAGTTGAACCCATCATGAAAGAGATGGACTATTGCAAGAACTTCATTTGTCTCGGCGAAACAATGCCCGCCGGCGCAAAATCATATAATGACATCGTGGCAAAAGGCGATGCCGCACCTGTTTGCTTTGAGACGGCCGACGACGATATGGCGGAACTGATGTTCACGTCGGGGACAACCGGCGCTCCGAAACCGGTCTCCCACACGCACCACAGCCTTTTCTAC
Coding sequences within it:
- a CDS encoding AMP-binding protein yields the protein MAEVFTHIGEILARNARMYPNDVALVERTPAEKKRVELTWKQFDDQANQFSNALAKIGAKKGDKIVHFMNNSTKWLIAYFGIIRTGAWVVPLNFRFTSEDVKYCSEVAEQTIIVFDEEFTDRIEAIKGDLPTVKKFICVGGKVPAWAESFDKLIASESTANLNVTLLPTDECGLYFTSGTTGQPKPILLTHNNMFCACVTENAHHKQTKKDCFILIPPLYHTGAKMHWFGSFIVGSKAVILKGVSPEWTLEAVSEEGGTIVWLLVPWAQDILMKFDKGELKPSNYKLEQWRLMHIGAQPVPPALIKHWKEYFPTMDYDTNFGLSESTGPGCVHLGMGNEHKIGAIGIPGFNWEFKIVDEQGVTLKQGEAGELVVRGNGVMREYYNNPEATKKTLIDGWLFTGDMAREDEDGFIWLVDRKKDIIITGGENVFPVEVEDFLYTNAKIKDAAAIGIPDDRLGEIVTVVVELKPGETMTEEEVIKFCEPLPRYKRPRKVFFGNVPRNPTGKIEKPKLRKQYSGMEEAFKVK